The genomic interval gtctgataagaaagcaatagaggatgttgacagagatgaatggatcaaagccatggatcttaaaatgaagtctatgttcttcaattcaatttaggatcttatagatcaacctgatggggttaaatctattggttgtaaatggatctaccaGAGGAAACAGAGTGCTGATGGGAAGATGCAaatcttcaaggctagacttgtggcaaagggttatacctaggtagagggaatcgactatgaggagactttctcgcctgttaccatgctaaagtctatctaGATCCTCCTATCTATTGcatcatattatgactatgagatatggcaaatgaatgtcaagattgcttttctgaatggcaatcttgagaaaaccatttatatggagcaatCCGAGgaattcatagtccaaggtcaagagcaaaaggtttacaagcttatgagtacaagaagatcatcaacacatcagtagttttcctagtaatgtatgtagatgatatcctactcattgggaatgatgtagactTACTggctacagttaagaactggctagcgacccaattctaaatgaaagatttaggagaggctcagtttgttcttggtattcagatctttcaagatcgaaagaacaaaatgctagcatgGTCTCAGCCATCgtatattgataagatgttgatcaaatattcgatgcagaactccaagaggggcctcttgcctttcaggcacggagTTACTTTGTTTAAGGAATAGtatcctaagacatctcaagaggttgaggatatgagacgggtcccctatgcatctgtcgtggGCAGTTTAATAGAGTTAATTAAAAATTCGCACTCAATTCACTACGTTTGCTGCCTATGattgcgatgttatgtactcgacctgacatctgctatgtagtggggatggttagtagatatcagtctaatctaggatatgatcactgaacaaccgttaagaacatcctcaagtatctatcgagaacaagggactacatgcttgtgtatggttttaAAGATTTGCTCCatacaggatacacgaactttgattttcagactgatagggattctcagaaatctacttcaggattagtgttcactcttaatggaggggtGCATCACGGACTTCATCATGAAGGCTTAGTATATAGTGGCTTATGAAGCTGTtaagaaggctgtttggctcagaaaattcctgactgatctggaagttgttccagacatgtcaaagcccatcacactttattgtgataatagtaatgttgtggctaattctcgtAAGCCAGAGCTCACccctcctgggttctcacccaaAAATACCAAGGtgaccaagtggtagtgtcttctCCCTTTGGTTCAAGCTCTTGCTGTTGTTCGAGGAGTTTGTTCTTGTTCGAAGTTTTCGTGAAAGTTCGAAGGATTAACGagaagaaaaattcttcaaatGTATAATCTAtgaactttattattttttcaaaagcatgttgtaatttatgttgtGATACATAATCTGTACTGTTTACTGTAAACGTTtgttttcaatcgaaatgggatttaGATGATCCACATAGGTTCTCATAAAACGAGTTTCCTTCAGTGcaatggatgggtggtggagtagttcctctcgagatctatctccgatGAAGCTTTGGTCATCAATCGGAAGAAGTTgtggaagtgaagaactctcaaagacttTCTTGTTTATGCTCTCGTTTGTGACCACAGGAATCTGCCAAAAAAAAAGTCCCAAatgctttgaatttgggctccaaagctctatttatagagctcaaacgctGTCAGCTTTGATAATCCCGCTCTGAATCACTGTCATTACTAACGCGGTGGGTGAAATATCATCATGATCTTATCTCTTTGATATTCCTAAGGTATGCATTCATGACTATTTTTTCTAAAGTATCAATGCATTCCACCCACTTTGCGATCAACCTTATATCATGGCTATCACCCTGTAGTTGCGGCATTTCGTGCGACcaacttttcttcattaaaatcAATGCATGCAATCGACTTTGCGATGGTTtgggatcaacgcatgcgatcgattcttGCGAAGactacaaaatagacattttgacagAAAATAATGCTTGATATAGGGTTAGCGGGATTTTTAGTTCTGATCAATGTAAGTTCATTattccacatgaattcttagcaaaattaaCACATGTTCTGctcatcaaccctcataattctaaataaaatgttgcaataacttgtatttctacaagccaTTAGTTATTTCCTCTCTCTTTCTTAATTACATTAAGAATCTCTCATCTCTAAGCTCATTCACTACTGTCATTAGGGTTTGTCCATCTATATAGCCTTTTACCTGCAACGCTTCGTTATTAAAATGCTTGACATACTTGCTTAAGTTTCTTTGGTCCTCTATTATATAGTTAACAGATGGGTAATGGGCTTCCACTGATCTCTTTCTCCTAAAAACTAGGTTATGAATGCCTGTGCTAATTCTTTGAAGGACCTAtggattttctttttaagtttcCTAGACCATTCTTTTTGCTGATCATGTTCAAGTTAAAGAGAATGCTCAACATCttatttttgggttttatgtcctaaaaactcgctgtttgtaaaatgataaacattttttattatcaatatacttgttattgatgtcataaattgtatgaaagactaaattcaataaactaagacccatgactattgtatgagtacttgaactttatgtggagacataagagtggattgggttcgagtaaatagtcaaaatgatctatgatacatgaatgaggtactgtaccttattctggtaacaccattggatatgccctactctgtagttgttacaaagagttataaagtgctacatacgatgtaatcctaattcgtacatgttatgacatgaggagtgagggtgtcctatgcaatgagtttgtataagatcaagaccaagaaataagtcactcttactttataacgctgttttttgtttaagactgattatttcacctagatgacctaggtaactcgatcttaatcctgagctaactatgaactcctgtttattcgggattttccttagatttgcatagttgagggttggctcaacagtgctagctcaataagacttccatttcaagggtaagactggatagatagctggggggacataggatgcaagacggagttcatgcctactcgatttagggataagagaaaggttgttctctcaagtgctgaatccaggtcttgaataagggtcCCCACTCtttcactgggctgagagagtttggtttggtgattgaatcacaaaccagttgttcactagaggatcagtagggacttgaggaataagacgtaatctcgggggtaaaacagatatttgacccagccattattacgaacaacctgggAAGGGTCGGCTTGTTGATTaaggttaaatcatgtggacataatatatctacagtgaggggggtacagctatgggctttagtggaatgatccattagttaacaaatgggggattaatttggtctaataagtttagccaattaatctcagatcgttgaagcccatgatctgtaggttctgatatcctactagctcgtaacagacTAACTCTAGAAtaatgtgataagttaatttgaaatgttcaaattagaattaagagaattagtaattatatgagatataattatgtttaattttagaattaaacggaataggataatttatatatttaaatatgatgtaaatatataaatatggatatgtgttaaaattaatttaatatttgatattaaattaattaagttttatttaataattaatttatgaaattaattaaattttcatttttaaaatcaaaatagattttttaaatcaaattttttatcctgagataaaattaaaaaattggaaaacaaaacacacttaaatggaaaaatggatttttccaatatccatctttgaactagctcacacatgaagcaacatcttgtctttgtcttctccaagcatgagttacaACTCATgtagctcttctctttgcatgttaatatgcaatataatgaagagattggagtgaaaatcgggcatgcaatccataccgtttttgagaaaaaaactggtttgaagaatggttcttcaacaaggttgctatagtgagtttttctccttcatcccttgattcaagcttgttttgagtcccacaactcaatctagagcacaagagaatagtggggaagatcttgaggtggtctacaacaagatttggagaagattgcagctagaGAAAgagatttgaagaagttctacaagaggtatgtctcgAAACCCATGTTTCTACAAAAGCATCCTTTATATTATGTCagaattagtgaatttgagtgtttagatgatccttgtgcttccgctgctattgatacaatcctacacttATTGCATCGTCCAATCCATGGAGTTCCATCCATGATCGGTACGTGTCAAGATGTTTGATTGAGTCTTTCTTCTCGTCGGATAATTTGATAGTTGGTTATTTAAACTTGGTAATTTGACATTCATAATCTCATTGGTAAAAGGTGGATCTCTCTATTCAATCAAGGCATCCAAGTCTAAGCTATCATTGTGCCTTTTGTACATATTTCCCTGGATATGACCTAACTCACTTTAGATTTTGTGTAAGTCAGCTTCGAATGGGCTTCCTCGGCCTCAGTGCCATGTGCTTTCTCCATCATTCTTTTGTTGATCATATCTCATTTGTTTGTATCTTGTTGAATTCTTGTGCCATCGTACCTCGACTTCGAATGTGACTAAGTGAAACCACTGTATCTTGGACTTCAATCTTCTATTCATGCTAACATTCATCTTAACATCGTTCGGGTATTTTGTCATATAACCATCTCTTTGATGTATCTCCTTCTATAGTTTGGATTCACATGTATCTCTTACTTCCTCAGGGTTTTTTGCTCCTATTCATGCTAGAATTTTGCCTTTCCCACAGTTTTGAAGTGGGAGGATTTGATTCTCCCATTCGACCATGGAGCTTTTCTTTGGCAAGGTCACGAACAAGGTTGTCCAGTTGATCTTCTTGTTCTCGTTGTATCGTGGGATAATTCAAAGGGTAGAGAAATTCCAATTATCGTGTCACATTATGTTTTATCCCATTCACTCTTTGCTCTAGTCCTCAACCTCCCCTTAGATTTGAGGTTGAGAGGATTGTTTTTCCCTCATTCTTCTTAGATGGCAGTCTTAATCAGAATCCTATTCACTTAAGCTCTTTTTTCGCCCTTAACTCATCTTTCTAACTTCTTGTAATGTCTTCTTCACATATTACTCCGGACTTGGTCTCCGCTCGGGCTGAGGTCGAGTAGCTTTGGATCACCTTCGACCCATTCCTCCCTCTTTCTTTGGCCCTTTCTCCCCTTCTTGGACTGATTTAGTGCACGTGGAGCCTCTGTGGACAAGTTTGTCCCTTGGTCCAATATTATCCCCAACATAAAAGATATCCAAACATGACCaaataaacattcataaaataCTAACTAGTAACGATCAATTTAAGTTATCtgctaacaaaatataaaaatctttTAGAACTaatgtataaataaaataaaatatctccattgaaaattgaaaaaaaaaaaagaaaaaaatcccaACAACCAAAATCTTGACGCTGGAAACAGGTGTGTATGAAGAGATAGACTACAACAATATTGGCAATTAGTGTAATTGTAGggataaaattgattaatacaATGGAATTTCATCAGTATGCTGACtcaatttaaccaaaaatcataaatttctatttttagcTATTTTTTTAACTTGACACCCTAATTTTCCGGTTTAATTACACCATATTTATAGGACCCTGATAGAGCCCAATTCTAAAAGTTCCCTTCAACTCCAAGATTGTGGACAACCAGGTGACATCCAAAATGAAAGCCCACCAAAACGTCACATCCCTATTCAAATCCAAAGACTTCGACGCCCATGGTTTCCCGGTCGGCCTCTGTCCCCACAATATAGTATTTAAACCACCGCCTCACCAAAAAAAATCCCAGACCAAAACCATCACCATGGCGGCGCGGCGGTCCACGGCGAGCAAGCCGAGCCGGAGCGACGTCGTGTTGTGCGACGAAGAGCAGATGCGAATCACCGATCAGATCAGAGCCCAGTTCGATTCCACCGCCCCCAAGCGGCCGATGAAACCGAGCCGAAGCGAATCCGATTCGTCGCCACAAAACCCATCTGGAATCAACTCAGTCGAGGCTATTCCTGAGCTCGATAAGCTCCGAAACCTGCAGTCCCAATCTCATGTATTCCTCGATTTTTTTTACGTTTGTTTTTTAATCGTGATCTGGGTATGAATGTTTGAGGAATCTTTACAGGTTTTACGCTTGGGAGTTGGGGATTCGTTGGTGCAGGAGGACTATGTGGAGACAGAGTATTACAAGGAGTTGAATTCCATTGAAAAACGCCATCAtaaggtttttctttttcttttactactttttttcccctttcgtTTAGTGTTTTTAATGAGAATCGTGGTTTGTATTAAGGTTAATGCGGACTCTATAATCGTTAGATTCTTTGTCAAATGTTGATGAGGCttaaagggttttttttttttttttttaaaaaaaaaaaaaaaaaaaaaaagcagagtttctctgaacttttcaattttgtggtgaataattttcaattttgtggtAAATACCATAAAATGTTGGAACTTATTgatagtttcaaaattttatctaagggttttgaattttataGACTAATTAGAAACAAAATACATATGTTTTTGAAGTTTAAGAATCTGATAGGAAAATTCAAAAgttttagcataatcatttggttttttttattgcAATGGAGAGTATTTTTAGGGATATAGCAATAttttaaagaattgcaaatataacaaactATATTAGTGATagtctatgaactcctattagtgatagactccTACTAGAAATATGGGTCTACTAATGGTCTAGAAGGGTCtaatcaaaattttgttatatctgcaaattcttttgctattattattattgtgttatatctactaatacttCGGCCAGATTGCTATTTGGGTTTGGATAATATTTGCATGGTAGAAAACAAAACCATCTCCCGAGAGGTAGTGTTTAAggtgaaaattttcaaattcatatagATATCAAACGACACCTTATTAACTTTATGAATTATTAAGTAATCGTTTACTATTATTATGAGAGAAATTTTCACtaaaaatttatagaaatagcaaaaaaacactaaaaaaacactgatagatacttatagacttctatcaacctctaccAATACTAGACTTTGATAGTATTAActatagatttctatcaacttCCTATCAActtctatcgctgatagacactgatagatttctatcaacgtctaattgtaatagacattgataataATGTCTATCACAATTataattagattttgttatttgtataaatattttctcttatttttctacaAAATCCTCATTATTAAGGATTTTAGTGATGATTTTGGAGGGAGCAGACAGGGAGTGGATTCATACAGGTAGGGAATGAAGGAGGACAAAATGGAGTCCATGTTAACAACACTGAAACTGAGTTTATTGATGTTGCAAATGGGAGGGTTCATCTTCATGGTGGCTACAAAGGCAATCCTGCAACTAATGACTGGCTCCCAAACTTTGATGATCATGATTTGATATTCAGATCCCGAAAGCCCAATCGAAGCGAAGGTTCCTCGCTCTAACCATGGAGAAATGAAACAATGTGGCTAGCCATTTTGTATACTCTTGACATACAAAACGAGgatttaaaattgtaaaattgtaTTTCGAACTCGATTTCAAGTTTTGATGCTTGAGGATAGTATGCAGCCACAGTCTGGCTGTATTGCTGACATGAATTGAACTAGCATTGCTAGTTCAGTCTTAATTGGATTTCATATTGAAATCTACATTGGAACCAAAAAGTTGGACATATCTTTTATGTTTGGGTAAGGGTGTCTGTAAGCTAATTTGCTTgtgaaaggttttttttttttttttttttggcataatgttggatgttatttattattattattattattttgaaattattgtAGAACATTGATTTGGTAAT from Benincasa hispida cultivar B227 chromosome 10, ASM972705v1, whole genome shotgun sequence carries:
- the LOC120088588 gene encoding uncharacterized protein LOC120088588, which encodes MKAHQNVTSLFKSKDFDAHGFPVGLCPHNIVFKPPPHQKKSQTKTITMAARRSTASKPSRSDVVLCDEEQMRITDQIRAQFDSTAPKRPMKPSRSESDSSPQNPSGINSVEAIPELDKLRNLQSQSHVLRLGVGDSLVQEDYVETEYYKELNSIEKRHHKTGSGFIQVGNEGGQNGVHVNNTETEFIDVANGRVHLHGGYKGNPATNDWLPNFDDHDLIFRSRKPNRSEGSSL